The proteins below are encoded in one region of Prevotella melaninogenica ATCC 25845:
- the clpP gene encoding ATP-dependent Clp endopeptidase proteolytic subunit ClpP, with protein MNDFRRYATGHLGMNGMVLDDVMRAQAQYLNPYILEERQLNVTQMDVFSRLMMERIIFLGTQVDDYSANTIQAQLLYLDSVDPGKDISIYINSPGGSVTAGLGIYDTMQFISSDVATLCTGMAASMAAVLLVAGKEGKRSALKHSRVMIHQPLGGVQGQASDIEIEAREIQKFKKELYNIISEHSHQPFDKVWNDSDRNYWMTSEEAKEYGMIDEVLMRKPVNNASEEVK; from the coding sequence ATGAACGATTTTAGAAGGTATGCTACAGGGCATCTTGGGATGAATGGTATGGTGCTTGATGACGTGATGAGAGCACAGGCGCAGTATCTTAACCCATATATCCTTGAGGAGCGTCAGTTGAATGTGACTCAGATGGATGTCTTCTCACGTCTGATGATGGAGAGAATCATCTTCCTCGGGACTCAGGTAGATGACTATTCAGCCAATACAATTCAGGCACAGCTGCTTTACTTGGACTCTGTTGACCCAGGTAAGGATATATCTATTTATATTAACTCTCCTGGTGGAAGCGTTACTGCGGGTTTAGGTATTTATGATACCATGCAATTTATCTCCAGTGACGTTGCTACACTCTGTACAGGTATGGCTGCATCTATGGCTGCCGTATTGCTCGTTGCGGGTAAGGAGGGCAAGCGTTCTGCCTTGAAACATAGTCGTGTGATGATTCACCAGCCATTGGGTGGTGTACAAGGTCAGGCATCTGACATTGAGATTGAGGCACGCGAGATTCAGAAGTTCAAGAAAGAACTCTATAACATCATTAGCGAACATTCTCATCAACCATTCGATAAGGTTTGGAATGATAGTGACCGTAACTACTGGATGACTTCAGAAGAGGCTAAGGAGTACGGTATGATTGATGAGGTTTTGATGAGAAAACCAGTAAATAACGCTTCAGAAGAAGTAAAGTAA
- the tig gene encoding trigger factor: MKISFENPDKVNGLMTITVEEADYKDEVEKTLKDYRKRANVPGFRQGQVPVGLIKRQYGPQVKMDAINKILGESLQKYIADNKIQMLGQPMGSESQEAVDLEKPAPYEFKFDIAVAPEFKIELNGKNKIDYYEIAVDDKLIDQQVEMFQSRSGHYEQAETFDPEQRDLLKGDLRELDENGNTLEGGITVEGASLMPQYIKVEDQKKLFDGAKLGDIITFNPTAAYPDNDIEVSSLLKIKKEEVAEHKGDFSYQITEISRFVKAENNAELWKSVYGEDADIKDEAAFRKAIADGLTEQLKGDSNYKFIQDLRAYCEKKVGDLTYPDAILKRIMLANNQDKGEEFVEKNYAQSIKELTWHLIKEQLAKDHNIKVDDNDVRESARQMARAQFAQYGMTNVPEDYLNGYADEMLKKRENVDSFVEAALDRKLAEAIKEVVKLNVKTVSLEEFNKLVSE; the protein is encoded by the coding sequence ATGAAAATTTCATTTGAGAATCCCGACAAAGTGAATGGCTTGATGACCATCACTGTTGAGGAAGCTGATTACAAGGATGAGGTAGAGAAAACTCTCAAGGATTATCGCAAGCGTGCCAACGTTCCTGGTTTCCGTCAGGGTCAGGTGCCTGTAGGTCTGATTAAGCGTCAGTATGGTCCACAGGTAAAGATGGATGCTATTAATAAGATTCTTGGTGAGAGCCTCCAGAAATATATCGCTGATAACAAGATTCAGATGTTGGGTCAGCCAATGGGTTCTGAGTCTCAAGAGGCAGTAGACTTGGAGAAACCAGCTCCTTACGAGTTCAAGTTTGATATTGCTGTTGCTCCAGAATTCAAGATTGAACTGAATGGCAAGAACAAGATTGACTACTACGAGATTGCTGTTGATGATAAGTTGATTGATCAGCAGGTTGAGATGTTCCAGAGCCGTTCTGGTCACTATGAGCAGGCTGAAACATTCGATCCAGAGCAGCGTGACTTGTTGAAGGGTGACCTCCGTGAGTTGGATGAGAATGGAAATACACTCGAGGGTGGTATCACCGTTGAGGGTGCATCATTGATGCCACAGTATATCAAGGTTGAGGATCAGAAGAAGCTTTTCGATGGTGCTAAGCTTGGTGATATCATTACCTTTAATCCAACAGCAGCTTATCCTGATAATGATATCGAGGTTTCTTCACTCTTGAAGATTAAGAAGGAGGAGGTTGCTGAGCACAAGGGTGACTTCTCTTATCAGATTACAGAGATTTCACGCTTCGTTAAGGCTGAGAACAACGCTGAGCTTTGGAAGAGTGTTTATGGTGAGGATGCTGATATCAAGGATGAGGCAGCTTTCCGTAAGGCTATCGCTGACGGTTTGACAGAGCAGTTGAAGGGCGATTCTAACTACAAGTTCATTCAGGATCTCCGCGCTTACTGCGAGAAGAAGGTAGGCGATTTGACTTATCCAGACGCTATCTTAAAGCGCATCATGTTGGCAAACAACCAAGATAAGGGTGAGGAGTTCGTAGAGAAGAACTATGCACAGAGCATCAAGGAGTTGACATGGCACTTGATTAAGGAGCAGTTGGCTAAGGATCACAACATCAAAGTTGATGACAATGATGTTCGTGAGAGCGCTCGCCAGATGGCACGTGCACAGTTTGCTCAGTATGGTATGACCAACGTACCAGAGGATTACTTGAATGGTTATGCTGATGAGATGCTGAAGAAGCGTGAGAATGTAGATTCATTCGTTGAGGCAGCTCTCGATCGTAAGCTTGCTGAGGCTATCAAGGAGGTTGTTAAATTGAACGTTAAGACAGTAAGTCTTGAGGAATTCAACAAACTTGTAAGCGAGTAA